In a single window of the Acidobacteriota bacterium genome:
- the lysS gene encoding lysine--tRNA ligase: MSFEESQYQLRREKLKQIEALGQQSYPRKFEFTHSIPEIVAKYSDFTCEQLDPDRVNVRVAGRLMSIRGQGKAGFAHLQQAGQRLQIYVKLDFVGEKGFQLYKLLDLGDFVGVSGYLFRTKTNELSVHVEQITFLAKDLLPLPEKYHGLSDVELRYRQRYVDLNMNPEVRDVFVARSKLVKAIRSFLDARGYIEVETPMMQPIAGGAVARPFITHHNTLDIDLYLRIAPELYLKRLIVGGLDRVYEINRNFRNEGISTQHNPEFTMLEFYQAYADYHDLMTLTEQMLAHVAREVNGSTVVPYQGREIDFGNWQRLSMREAIIKFWPESCAPAPQMLDFADASSVRKLVERLNARHAPHMPYDPTEPAGKSIGNMFEAVAEEHLWQPTILYDFPVAISPLSKNKKDEPDWVERFEIFVGGLEIGNAFSELNDPEEQRRRFEQQLSEKARGDEEAHAMDEDYIRALSYGMPPTGGEGIGIDRLTMLLTDSKSIRDVILFPLLRPQKQEEDVLQEATGTGA, from the coding sequence ATGTCATTCGAAGAAAGTCAATATCAGCTCCGTCGCGAGAAGCTGAAGCAGATCGAGGCGCTGGGACAGCAGAGCTATCCTCGGAAATTTGAGTTCACGCATTCCATTCCGGAAATTGTTGCCAAGTATTCCGACTTCACCTGCGAGCAACTGGACCCCGATCGCGTCAATGTGCGCGTTGCGGGTCGACTTATGTCGATACGTGGACAAGGGAAGGCAGGATTCGCGCATCTGCAGCAGGCGGGCCAGCGGCTCCAAATCTACGTGAAGCTCGATTTTGTCGGCGAAAAGGGTTTTCAACTCTACAAGCTGCTCGACCTTGGCGACTTCGTTGGAGTCAGCGGTTATCTCTTCCGCACCAAAACGAATGAACTATCAGTGCACGTGGAACAGATCACATTTCTGGCGAAGGATCTGCTCCCGCTTCCGGAGAAGTATCACGGACTGTCGGATGTTGAACTGCGCTATCGTCAGCGCTACGTTGACCTCAATATGAATCCAGAGGTGCGCGATGTGTTCGTTGCGCGCAGCAAACTGGTGAAGGCGATTCGGTCGTTCCTCGATGCGCGCGGCTACATCGAAGTCGAGACGCCGATGATGCAACCGATTGCGGGCGGAGCAGTGGCGCGTCCCTTCATCACGCACCACAACACGCTCGATATCGACCTTTACCTGCGCATCGCGCCGGAACTCTATCTGAAGCGACTAATTGTCGGCGGGCTTGATCGCGTTTACGAGATCAATCGCAACTTTCGCAACGAGGGCATCTCTACCCAGCATAATCCTGAATTCACGATGCTCGAGTTCTATCAGGCATACGCCGACTACCACGACTTAATGACACTCACCGAGCAGATGCTGGCGCATGTTGCGCGCGAGGTGAATGGGAGCACTGTGGTCCCTTATCAGGGACGGGAGATCGATTTCGGGAATTGGCAGCGCCTATCGATGAGAGAAGCGATCATCAAATTCTGGCCCGAAAGCTGTGCGCCTGCACCGCAGATGTTGGATTTTGCCGATGCCAGTTCAGTGCGAAAGCTAGTGGAACGGTTGAACGCCCGGCACGCTCCGCATATGCCGTACGATCCGACAGAACCGGCGGGGAAGAGCATCGGCAACATGTTCGAAGCGGTCGCCGAAGAACATTTGTGGCAGCCGACGATTCTCTACGACTTCCCGGTCGCGATCTCCCCGCTATCGAAGAACAAGAAAGACGAACCCGACTGGGTAGAGCGTTTCGAGATCTTCGTTGGCGGCCTGGAGATCGGAAATGCTTTCAGCGAGCTGAACGATCCTGAAGAGCAACGGCGCCGATTCGAGCAGCAGCTCTCGGAGAAAGCGCGTGGCGATGAGGAAGCTCACGCCATGGACGAAGATTACATTCGTGCGCTCTCGTATGGCATGCCCCCAACAGGCGGCGAAGGAATCGGCATTGATCGTCTGACGATGCTGCTGACCGATTCGAAATCGATCCGCGATGTGATCCTGTTCCCTCTTCTGAGGCCGCAGAAGCAGGAGGAAGATGTGTTGCAGGAAGCGACGGGCACGGGTGCCTAG
- a CDS encoding ribonuclease BN, which yields MSPKLKPSLWKFGGLTPVSLGRQVWAHIGEDEVTVRSAALAYYFVLAVFPAMLFLLSILGFFAGAGTQLRDTLFTTLARVLPASASDLVHKTLDEITRSSGAGKAVFGILGALWSASSGVSAVMESLNIAYDVKEDRPIWKQRAIAIGLTIALAVLVLAALGLTLYGSDAADWLSSHMGLGQFAVISWKIVQWPLVLACMFLAFATTYYFAPNLEEPEWHWITPGSALGLIFWIVASLGFKLYLHFFNSYSKTYGSVGAVMILLLWLYITGFAILVGGEVNSAIGRAADAQLKAQQKDEERQKRIEAGLKAA from the coding sequence ATGAGCCCTAAACTCAAGCCATCACTCTGGAAATTTGGAGGGCTCACACCCGTGAGCCTGGGCAGACAAGTCTGGGCACATATCGGAGAAGACGAAGTCACAGTACGATCTGCAGCGCTGGCCTACTACTTTGTACTGGCAGTGTTTCCGGCAATGCTGTTTCTGCTCTCGATACTGGGCTTCTTTGCAGGAGCAGGCACGCAGCTTCGCGACACGCTCTTCACGACGCTCGCCCGAGTACTCCCGGCGTCTGCTTCCGATCTGGTCCATAAGACTCTCGACGAAATCACCCGATCCAGCGGGGCCGGCAAGGCTGTCTTCGGCATCCTGGGCGCATTGTGGTCCGCTTCAAGCGGGGTTAGTGCAGTAATGGAAAGTCTCAACATCGCATATGACGTGAAAGAAGATCGTCCAATTTGGAAGCAGCGGGCCATCGCCATTGGCCTGACTATTGCTTTGGCCGTTCTGGTCCTGGCCGCCCTCGGACTCACGCTCTATGGAAGCGATGCTGCGGACTGGCTGAGTTCACACATGGGACTCGGGCAATTCGCCGTCATTTCGTGGAAGATCGTGCAATGGCCACTGGTGCTGGCGTGCATGTTCCTTGCCTTTGCCACTACCTATTACTTCGCTCCCAATCTTGAAGAACCAGAATGGCACTGGATCACTCCCGGTTCGGCTCTCGGTTTGATTTTCTGGATCGTTGCTTCCCTGGGCTTCAAATTGTATTTGCATTTTTTTAACTCTTACAGCAAGACCTACGGTTCAGTTGGCGCCGTGATGATTCTGTTGCTTTGGCTCTACATCACCGGCTTTGCCATCCTTGTGGGGGGCGAAGTCAACTCGGCTATTGGAAGGGCGGCAGATGCCCAGCTGAAGGCTCAGCAGAAGGATGAGGAAAGGCAGAAGCGAATCGAAGCAGGCTTGAAAGCTGCCTGA
- a CDS encoding tRNA adenosine(34) deaminase TadA, producing MSSEHESWMRRAIEQAKAAQLVGEVPVGAIIVRSDELIAAGENRNLRDHDPSAHAEIVALRAAGTALGNHRLDGCEMYVIIEPCAMCAGALVHARLKALIYGASDPKAGAVSSVMNVLNHPRLNHRMEVIGGVLEAECSELLKSFFRSRRVEAE from the coding sequence ATGTCTTCCGAGCACGAATCATGGATGAGGCGCGCTATTGAACAAGCCAAAGCCGCGCAATTAGTGGGCGAAGTGCCGGTAGGAGCCATCATTGTCCGCAGCGATGAGCTGATCGCTGCTGGCGAAAATAGGAACTTGCGTGATCATGACCCCTCCGCACATGCAGAGATTGTCGCCTTGCGTGCTGCTGGAACTGCGCTCGGAAACCATCGGCTCGATGGATGCGAGATGTACGTGATTATTGAACCATGCGCGATGTGTGCCGGAGCTCTGGTTCATGCGCGTCTTAAAGCTCTGATCTATGGCGCGAGTGATCCCAAGGCGGGAGCTGTGAGCTCCGTGATGAACGTGCTGAATCATCCTCGTCTGAACCATAGGATGGAGGTTATTGGCGGCGTTTTGGAGGCAGAATGTTCTGAGCTACTGAAATCATTTTTCCGTTCGCGAAGGGTCGAAGCAGAATGA